DNA from Pseudoalteromonas sp. MEBiC 03607:
GCTGATTATCGGTTTAAACAATTAAGCCAGATTGATAATGGTAAATACAAACAGCTTGCCAATAACAATCATGGTCAGTTTGAAATAGACATTAATGGCAAAGATTACTTGGCTAATATTTATACTTCGCAAAAGCTAGACTGGAAATTTATCGGTCTAGTTGAAAAATCTGAAGTAATGAGTGCAGCAAACGCAACGACTATTACCATTTTAGTCATCAGTGCAATTCTGATTGCTGTATTCATTCTTGTTGCTAGCTATATTTCTAAATTAATTTCTGCACCAATTGTTGAGGTAAGTGATGGCCTTACGGAGATATCCCAAGGTGGAGGTGATTTAACTAAGCGTTTAGTTATTAAAACACGCGATGAAACAGCAAAACTAGCAAACAGCTTTAATTTATTTTTAAACTTGATATCGGACTTGGTTAAGCAAATTAATGACTGCGCACAGAATGTTAGTGAGACTTCTGCACACACCTCGTCACAAGCTTCTCAATTATCGGGTTCAACATCTCAACAACAGCAAGCTCTTGAAATGGCGGCAACAGCTATTAATGAAATGGCGGCAACAGCAAATGAGGTTTCTGCCAGTTGTGCAAATGCAGCCGAACTTGCTTCGCAAACTCAACAAGCCTCTGAACTTGGACAAAGTGTTATTACTGAGACGGTTGATAGCGTTGTATCTTTGTCAGAAGTGATCACCAAAGCAACTCAAGATATAAACCAACTCGATGCTGAAAGTGAAAATATCATGTCGATTCTCAGTGTTATACGTGGCATTGCTGAACAAACTAATTTATTAGCGCTAAATGCTGCTATTGAGGCTGCACGTGCCGGTGACCATGGTCGAGGATTTGCTGTTGTTGCAGACGAGGTCCGAGCGCTATCGCAAAGAACATCAGAGTCAACAGAAGAAATAGCAAGTCAACTCGATACGTTGCGCAAGATGTCTGATCAGGTGTCTAAAGAAATGACAACCAGCTTGAACCGCACAAATAAAACAGTTGAGTTGGCGCATTCTGCACAGCAGCAATTTAGCGAAATTACTGCTTCAATCGTTAATATAAGTGATTTAAACACACAAATAGCGACCGCAGCCGAAGAACAACAGCA
Protein-coding regions in this window:
- a CDS encoding methyl-accepting chemotaxis protein, translating into MNISKKLKLSFASAIALPLIIIAVLVITQLRQQALDNFAELSEREARQVDNGISMFFDEIEKNVDYLASHSAILDAEQGVKTHMQSPNSVKLDHVNGSNTEKTAFNLFDHFGKTHPGLAYIYMGNEQGGYIQWPEGEVTANYDPRVRPWYKTGKAANGKTVRTNAYYWAADDMVIVSTVKAIKQAGEFIGVQGMDVSLQGLTDIIANIKLGETGYLMLIEDSGNVLVDVKNADYRFKQLSQIDNGKYKQLANNNHGQFEIDINGKDYLANIYTSQKLDWKFIGLVEKSEVMSAANATTITILVISAILIAVFILVASYISKLISAPIVEVSDGLTEISQGGGDLTKRLVIKTRDETAKLANSFNLFLNLISDLVKQINDCAQNVSETSAHTSSQASQLSGSTSQQQQALEMAATAINEMAATANEVSASCANAAELASQTQQASELGQSVITETVDSVVSLSEVITKATQDINQLDAESENIMSILSVIRGIAEQTNLLALNAAIEAARAGDHGRGFAVVADEVRALSQRTSESTEEIASQLDTLRKMSDQVSKEMTTSLNRTNKTVELAHSAQQQFSEITASIVNISDLNTQIATAAEEQQHVAEDINRNVVEIKNAADDVSDIAQGARENGERLNQLSHLLTDLVGKFKV